One Solea senegalensis isolate Sse05_10M linkage group LG13, IFAPA_SoseM_1, whole genome shotgun sequence DNA segment encodes these proteins:
- the cldn7b gene encoding claudin-7-B codes for MANKGLQILGFVLALVGVIGLIIGTILPQWKMSAYVGDNIITAVAMYEGLWMSCAFQSTGQIQCKVYDSILQLNSALQATRALMIVSIIVTLAGLGVAVMGMKCTTCGGDDKVRKSRIAMAGGIIILVGALCSIVACSWYAHDIIQAFYNPFTPVNTKYEFGSAIFIAWAGAFLAVVGGGMLAASCPRDKSTPKYPISRPPSSKEYV; via the exons atggccaACAAGGGTCTGCAGATCCTGGGCTTCGTCCTGGCTCTCGTGGGCGTCATTGGACTAATTATTGGCACAATTTTGCCTCAGTGGAAGATGTCCGCGTATGTCGGCGATAACATCATCACAGCCGTGGCCATGTATGAAGGACTGTGGATGTCCTGCGCCTTCCAGAGCACAGGCCAAATCCAGTGCAAAGTCTATGACTCCATCCTGCAGCTCAACA GTGCCCTCCAGGCGACCCGTGCCCTCATGATTGTCAGTATTATAGTAACACTGGCAGGTTTAGGTGTAGCCGTCATGGGAATGAAGTGCACCACATGTGGAGGAGATGACAAAGTGCGCAAGTCTCGCATTGCTATGGCCGGTGGCATTATCATCCTGGTTGgag CTTTGTGTTCCATTGTTGCCTGCTCCTGGTACGCCCACGACATCATCCAAGCCTTCTACAACCCTTTCACCCCTGTCAATACCAA GTACGAATTTGGATCAGCCATCTTCATTGCCTGGGCTGGAGCGTTCCTGGCTGTCGTGGGAGGAGGTATGCTGGCAGCATCCTGCCCCCGCGACAAGTCCACGCCAAAGTATCCCATCTCAAGACCCCCCAGCAGCAAGGAGTACGTTTGA